The Arachis hypogaea cultivar Tifrunner chromosome 16, arahy.Tifrunner.gnm2.J5K5, whole genome shotgun sequence genome contains a region encoding:
- the LOC112755017 gene encoding omega-6 fatty acid desaturase, endoplasmic reticulum isozyme 2 yields MGAGGRTSVPPSNRTVEADYAKRVPHEKPPFSLSQVKKAIPPHCFQRSVIRSFSYVVYDLTIAFCLYYAATNYFHKLSSPLFYLAWLLYGAVQGCILTGVWVIAHECGHHAFSDYQWLDDTVGLVLHSGLLVPYFSWKYSHRRHHSNTGSLDRDEVFVPKKRSSIAWWSKYLNNPLGRVLTLTITLTLGWPLYLAFNVSGRPYDRFACHYDPYGPIYSDRERLQIYISDAGVLAVSYGLIRLVLAKGLAWVVAVYGVPLLVVNGFLVLITYLQHTHPALPHYDSSEWDWLRGALATVDRDYGILNKVFHNITDTHVAHHLFSTMPHYHAMEATNAIKPILGEYYRFDGTPFYKAMWREAKECLYVESDQGAQNKGVFWYNNKL; encoded by the coding sequence ATGGGAGCTGGCGGCCGAACCTCTGTTCCTCCTTCAAACAGGACGGTCGAGGCTGACTATGCGAAGCGAGTTCCGCATGAAAAACCTCCCTTCAGTCTCAGCCAAGTCAAGAAGGCCATCCCACCTCACTGTTTTCAGCGTTCTGTTATCCGCTCATTCTCCTATGTTGTCTATGATCTCACCATAGCCTTTTGCCTCTACTATGCCGCCACCAATTACTTCCACAAACTCTCTTCCCCTTTATTTTACTTGGCCTGGCTTCTCTACGGGGCTGTCCAAGGTTGCATCCTTACCGGTGTTTGGGTCATCGCACACGAAtgtggccaccatgcattcagtGATTATCAATGGCTTGATGATACGGTTGGCCTTGTTCTCCACTCTGGCCTCTTGGTCCCTTACTTTTCATGGAAATACAGCCACCGTCGCCACCACTCCAACACCGGTTCCCTTGACAGGGATGAAGTCTTTGTGCCAAAGAAAAGGTCTAGTATTGCATGGTGGTCTAAGTACCTTAATAACCCACTAGGAAGAGTGCTCACACTCACTATTACCCTCACCCTTGGTTGGCCACTTTACTTGGCTTTTAATGTCTCGGGAAGGCCTTATGATAGGTTTGCTTGCCACTATGACCCATATGGTCCAATCTACTCCGATCGCGAACGACTTCAAATATACATATCAGATGCTGGAGTGCTTGCAGTTTCCTATGGTCTTATTCGTCTTGTCCTGGCAAAAGGCCTTGCCTGGGTTGTGGCTGTTTATGGTGTTCCATTGCTAGTGGTCAATGGATTCTTGGTGTTGATCACATATTTGCAGCACACTCACCCTGCATTGCCACATTACGATTCATCCGAGTGGGACTGGTTGAGGGGAGCATTGGCGACCGTGGACAGAGACTATGGAATCCTGAACAAGGTCTTCCATAACATCACTGACACACATGTGGCACATCACTTGTTCTCCACAATGCCGCATTACCATGCAATGGAGGCTACAAATGCAATAAAACCAATTTTGGGAGAGTATTATCGGTTCGATGGGACTCCATTTTACAAGGCAATGTGGAGAGAGGCGAAAGAGTGTCTCTATGTTGAGTCGGATCAGGGTGCTCAGAATAAAGGTGTATTCTGGTACAACAATAAGTTGTGA
- the LOC112756470 gene encoding large ribosomal subunit protein uL22c, with protein sequence MALSFSQSVVKVNHHLPLPIRRNPPCSTSFPFQPNPKFPSLTLGIRCSSASAFNDKTVISLKPRTPNDVTLTQNDNAFACRATTSQFGVQESDKSYVEAYAIGRNIRMSADKARRVIDQIRGRSYEETLTILELMPYRACEAIIKIVFSAGANASNNLGLSKGSLVISKAEVNEGKTMKRVRPVARGRAYQIRKRTCHIAITVRGLPSKSVVEATPA encoded by the exons ATGGCTCTTTCCTTCTCTCAGTCGGTGGTTAAGGTTAACCACCATCTCCCTCTCCCCATCCGTCGAAACCCACCCTGCTCTACTTCGTTCCCCTTCCAACCCAACCCCAAATTTCCATCCCTAACCCTTGGAATCCGATGCTCCTCCGCTTCAGCTTTCAACGACAAAACCGTCATTTCCCTCAAACCCAGAACTCCAAACGACGTTACTCTCACCCAAAACGACAACGCTTTTGCCTGTCGCGCTACAACTTCCCAATTTGGAG TGCAAGAGAGTGACAAGTCATATGTAGAAGCCTATGCCATTGGGCGGAATATTCGTATGTCTGCTGACAAAGCGCGAAGAGTGATTGATCAGATTCGTGGACGATCGTATGAGGAAACACTTACTATATTAGAACTCATGCCATATCGAGCCTGTGAAGCCATTATCAAGATAGTATTTTCAGCAGGAGCAAATGCTAGCAACAACTTGGGTTTAAGCAAAGGAAGTTTGGTTATTAGTAAAGCAGAGGTTAATGAAGGAAAGACAATGAAAAGGGTCAGGCCCGTGGCTCGGGGACGAGCTTATCAAATTAGAAAGCGCACTTGTCATATAGCAATCACTGTAAGAGGTTTACCTAGTAAGTCTGTCGTGGAAGCAACTCCTGCATAA